The following proteins are co-located in the Flavobacterium sp. CECT 9288 genome:
- a CDS encoding translocation/assembly module TamB domain-containing protein, whose protein sequence is MKKYLQLLLKVFLWTVGSLISLFLILFLVIQIPSVQNYAKNKAVNYLEGKIKTKVVIDSLEIGFPKKVILKGVYFEDQKKDTLFAGDTLAVNISLFQLINNKVAINSVDLSGITAHIKKDSKGTFNFDYIIKALASQEKQKTDSAPMEFSVEEIQLDRINFHYSDAISNNEIATYLNHFKTSIKTFDLNQMNFDIPKIKVNGLQFKLIQGIASTKKSGKVTENNATENPLKLKFGDVDLGKIKIEYKSHESKLATNIYVKKLITKVDKIDLNNQYAILENLELTGVEGALELGKIKKIVTQNTMPSKTANNWDVKVKKSVFKRINFKYDNNNVAFTPKGLDYNHLDIKNLNLDLEVLNYNAENIAGELKSLSARDKSGLNITELNGDFFYGSKNAFIKNLYLKTPQTEIKNEIQIGYSSLATISKNIGDLSLIANLTKSSIGFQDILLFVPNLASTNPFKSNPKAVISINGKVKGKVKNITIPSMEISGIGSTSLAASGTIIGLPNVDKTYFDINIKKFQSGQKDINNFVAKGTIPNTIQLPARMTVTGTFKGTIATFLTDLKLISSYGNANIKAKFDQSRKNFEKYDAKADFVNFDLGKFIKNDSIGKITLKTTIKGTGFNPKTATVALNASIQKAYFNKYTYKNIAIKGSVKKGNFNATAVARDPNLTFNLVGNGRFQDKYPSGKIKLNVDIADLEKLNLHAGPLKIRGIVDADIQSGDLDYLNGSLTAHHINVTNAKENYTIDSIQVHAIATAQKNSIEVKAPFMDAFLEGKYKLSKIGTAVTNSIAAYYDTTPKKAKKNTKENQQFDFKVQIKDSPIVMQLIPQIKSLEPITITGNYNSVNDSIVLNGAIPKLVYESITVTNATLKLDTQDKKLLYNFIVDDIQNEQFELPHTELTGDIQNNIITYALQLKNTKEEEERYLIAGTVQSQNGGTEIRLNPDKLILNYEPWTIDKENVVSSLTKGLFINNFNLKNNGSTIQVQSESNLANAPVQVNFKEFDINTITSFVEKKDLQLSGKINGTAEIRNINTSPLFTSDLSVENFTFKKDTIGNVKLQVKNTITNQYDAIVEITGQGNQVNLEGNYKTTNSSFDMNLIIDKLNLKSIQGFTLNNLTESTGFLNGKLSITGSASQPNVQGEIGFNDVGFKVTPLNAKFKSINDKIVFQPNTIVFETFTIKDENDNDLNVNGTIDTSTFSNFGFNLTVDAKNFKAVNSKAKDNDLYYGELFLDNNIRIAGSIDNPIIDGTIKINKDTKFTIVLPQSDPSIADREGIVEFIDQDNPQIITNTNLETISSESTVKGINASVNIEIDKDAELSLVIDKANGDYLKLKGEAQLTGGIDASGKTNLTGRYELNEGSYEMNFNGIKRKFNIKEGSYILWTGEPTSADINITAIYKTNAAPIDLVNDQLGDITATVRNTYKEKIPFETALKMNGELMKPNISFDIILPDGNNNVSTEIINTTQAKLSQLREQQDELNKQVFALLLLNRFIGENPFTNENGGTTVSSLARESASKILSQQLNNLAGDLIQGIELNFDLNTTEDFTSGQRQNKTDLSVGVSKKLLNDRLKITVGSSFGIEGSQQANQNANNIAGDVSIDYQLTKDGRYKVRAYRVNKYQVALQGEVVETGVAFVITMDYNKFSELFRKNASKK, encoded by the coding sequence TTGAAAAAATATTTACAGCTTCTTTTAAAAGTGTTCCTCTGGACAGTTGGCTCCTTGATATCCCTATTTTTAATACTGTTTTTGGTGATACAAATTCCATCCGTTCAAAATTATGCCAAGAACAAAGCGGTGAACTATCTTGAAGGAAAAATCAAAACAAAGGTTGTGATTGACAGTCTAGAAATAGGGTTTCCAAAGAAAGTTATTTTAAAGGGCGTATACTTTGAAGACCAAAAAAAAGACACTCTTTTTGCTGGAGATACTCTTGCTGTAAACATCAGTTTATTTCAACTTATAAACAATAAAGTAGCCATAAATAGTGTTGATTTATCAGGTATTACGGCGCACATAAAAAAAGACAGCAAAGGAACTTTTAATTTTGACTACATTATTAAAGCCCTTGCATCTCAAGAAAAACAAAAGACTGATTCAGCCCCAATGGAATTCTCAGTAGAAGAAATTCAGTTGGATAGAATTAATTTTCACTATTCTGATGCTATTTCAAATAATGAAATTGCAACCTATCTCAATCATTTCAAAACTAGCATTAAAACATTTGATTTAAACCAAATGAACTTTGACATTCCTAAAATCAAGGTTAATGGTTTGCAATTCAAATTAATTCAAGGCATTGCTTCTACAAAAAAATCAGGCAAAGTAACAGAGAATAATGCAACAGAAAATCCTTTGAAATTAAAATTTGGTGATGTAGACCTTGGTAAAATAAAAATTGAATACAAAAGCCATGAATCTAAATTGGCTACCAATATCTACGTGAAAAAATTGATCACCAAAGTAGATAAAATAGACTTGAACAATCAATATGCTATTTTAGAAAACTTAGAGTTAACTGGTGTTGAAGGTGCTTTAGAATTAGGTAAAATAAAAAAAATAGTTACCCAAAATACAATGCCTTCAAAAACCGCAAACAATTGGGATGTAAAAGTAAAAAAGAGTGTTTTTAAGAGAATCAATTTTAAATATGATAACAATAACGTTGCTTTTACTCCAAAAGGATTAGACTACAATCATTTAGATATCAAAAACTTGAATCTAGACCTAGAAGTTCTCAATTACAACGCTGAAAACATAGCAGGTGAACTCAAATCTTTATCTGCAAGAGATAAAAGCGGATTGAATATTACGGAGCTAAACGGTGACTTTTTTTATGGGAGTAAAAATGCTTTTATCAAAAATTTGTATTTAAAAACTCCTCAAACCGAAATAAAGAATGAAATACAAATAGGATATTCATCTCTTGCTACTATTTCAAAAAATATTGGAGATTTGAGTTTGATAGCAAACCTTACCAAAAGTAGTATTGGTTTTCAAGATATTCTGTTATTTGTTCCTAATTTAGCTTCTACAAATCCATTTAAAAGTAATCCAAAAGCAGTCATTTCTATAAACGGAAAGGTAAAAGGAAAAGTAAAAAATATAACAATTCCGTCAATGGAAATCAGCGGAATAGGCTCAACCTCACTGGCAGCAAGCGGTACAATAATTGGTTTACCAAATGTTGATAAAACCTACTTTGACATTAATATTAAAAAATTTCAGTCTGGTCAAAAAGACATCAATAATTTTGTAGCCAAAGGAACTATTCCTAACACCATTCAATTACCTGCAAGAATGACTGTTACAGGTACTTTTAAGGGAACTATTGCTACTTTTTTGACTGATTTGAAGCTCATAAGTAGTTATGGAAATGCAAATATCAAAGCCAAATTTGATCAAAGTCGCAAAAACTTTGAAAAATATGATGCCAAAGCTGATTTTGTAAACTTTGATTTGGGAAAATTTATCAAGAACGACTCCATTGGTAAAATCACCCTAAAAACCACTATCAAAGGTACTGGTTTCAACCCAAAAACAGCAACAGTAGCTCTTAATGCAAGTATTCAAAAAGCGTATTTTAACAAGTATACGTATAAAAATATAGCTATAAAAGGGTCTGTCAAAAAAGGTAATTTTAACGCTACAGCAGTGGCTAGAGACCCTAATTTGACATTTAATTTAGTAGGTAATGGTAGATTTCAAGATAAATATCCATCCGGAAAAATAAAATTAAATGTAGATATTGCTGATTTAGAAAAACTGAATTTACATGCGGGACCTTTAAAAATTCGAGGTATTGTAGATGCAGACATCCAATCGGGGGATTTAGATTATCTAAATGGTTCATTAACTGCTCATCACATTAATGTTACCAATGCCAAAGAAAACTATACTATTGATTCTATTCAAGTTCATGCAATAGCAACCGCTCAAAAAAATTCTATTGAAGTTAAAGCACCTTTCATGGATGCGTTTTTAGAAGGGAAATACAAATTATCAAAAATAGGAACTGCTGTTACCAACTCGATTGCTGCTTATTACGATACGACTCCTAAAAAAGCGAAAAAGAATACTAAAGAAAATCAGCAATTTGATTTTAAGGTTCAAATCAAGGATAGCCCAATTGTGATGCAATTGATTCCTCAAATTAAAAGTCTTGAACCGATAACTATTACAGGTAATTACAACAGTGTAAATGATTCGATTGTGCTAAATGGTGCCATTCCAAAACTAGTTTATGAGAGCATTACTGTTACAAACGCTACCTTAAAACTGGATACACAAGATAAAAAGTTGCTTTATAATTTTATTGTTGATGATATCCAAAACGAACAGTTTGAGCTTCCGCATACAGAGCTAACTGGGGATATTCAAAATAACATCATAACGTATGCACTTCAGTTAAAAAACACTAAAGAAGAAGAAGAACGCTACCTCATTGCAGGTACTGTTCAATCTCAAAATGGTGGTACAGAAATACGATTGAATCCTGATAAATTAATTTTGAATTATGAACCGTGGACCATTGATAAAGAAAACGTAGTTAGCAGTTTAACTAAAGGCTTGTTTATTAATAATTTTAATCTTAAAAACAACGGAAGTACCATTCAAGTTCAATCAGAATCTAATTTGGCAAACGCGCCAGTACAAGTCAATTTTAAGGAGTTTGATATCAACACCATTACAAGTTTTGTGGAGAAAAAGGACTTACAACTTAGTGGAAAAATCAATGGAACGGCAGAAATAAGAAATATAAACACATCACCCCTTTTCACTTCTGATTTAAGTGTTGAGAATTTTACCTTCAAAAAAGATACTATTGGCAATGTAAAACTTCAAGTAAAAAACACCATTACAAATCAGTATGATGCCATCGTAGAAATCACAGGTCAAGGGAATCAAGTAAATCTAGAGGGGAATTATAAAACTACCAACAGTAGTTTTGATATGAATTTAATTATTGATAAATTAAATCTTAAAAGTATTCAAGGATTTACTTTAAATAATCTAACGGAAAGTACTGGTTTTTTAAACGGAAAATTATCGATTACGGGAAGTGCAAGCCAACCTAATGTACAAGGTGAAATCGGTTTTAACGATGTTGGTTTTAAGGTTACCCCACTTAATGCCAAATTCAAATCTATTAATGATAAAATAGTTTTTCAACCCAACACAATTGTTTTTGAAACCTTTACCATAAAGGATGAAAATGACAATGATTTGAACGTTAACGGTACAATTGACACCTCCACTTTTAGTAATTTCGGATTTAATCTAACCGTTGATGCTAAAAATTTTAAAGCAGTAAATTCAAAAGCAAAAGACAATGATTTATACTACGGTGAATTATTTCTGGATAACAACATCAGGATAGCTGGTAGTATTGATAATCCAATAATTGATGGTACAATAAAAATCAATAAGGACACCAAGTTTACCATTGTATTACCACAATCTGATCCCTCCATTGCTGATCGAGAGGGAATTGTTGAATTTATTGATCAAGATAATCCTCAAATAATTACGAATACAAATCTTGAAACTATAAGTAGTGAATCAACCGTAAAAGGTATTAATGCATCAGTAAATATTGAGATAGATAAAGATGCAGAGCTTTCACTGGTTATTGACAAAGCAAATGGAGATTATTTAAAATTAAAAGGCGAGGCTCAATTAACTGGCGGCATAGATGCATCAGGGAAAACGAACTTAACAGGTCGATATGAGTTGAATGAAGGAAGCTACGAAATGAATTTTAACGGTATTAAACGAAAATTCAATATCAAAGAAGGTAGTTACATTTTATGGACTGGCGAACCAACTAGTGCAGATATTAATATTACAGCTATTTATAAAACTAATGCTGCGCCTATTGATTTAGTAAACGATCAATTGGGTGACATAACAGCTACGGTAAGAAATACATACAAAGAAAAAATTCCTTTTGAAACAGCCCTAAAAATGAATGGCGAACTAATGAAACCCAACATTTCATTTGATATCATTTTACCTGATGGCAACAACAATGTTTCTACTGAAATTATTAATACCACTCAAGCTAAACTTAGTCAATTAAGAGAACAACAAGATGAGTTGAACAAGCAAGTTTTTGCGTTGTTGTTATTAAATCGTTTTATTGGGGAGAATCCTTTTACTAATGAAAACGGTGGTACAACCGTTTCTTCATTAGCTAGAGAAAGCGCTAGCAAAATTTTATCGCAACAACTCAACAACTTGGCAGGAGATTTAATTCAAGGTATCGAATTGAATTTTGATTTAAATACAACTGAAGATTTCACATCAGGACAACGTCAAAACAAAACTGATTTGAGTGTAGGTGTTTCCAAAAAACTACTCAATGACCGACTCAAAATAACCGTAGGAAGTAGTTTTGGTATTGAAGGTTCTCAACAAGCCAATCAAAATGCAAATAATATTGCAGGTGATGTTTCTATTGATTATCAACTTACAAAAGATGGAAGATATAAAGTAAGGGCTTATCGTGTCAATAAATACCAAGTAGCACTTCAAGGTGAAGTTGTAGAAACAGGAGTTGCATTTGTAATCACAATGGATTACAACAAGTTCAGTGAATTGTTTCGAAAAAATGCATCAAAAAAATAA
- a CDS encoding thioesterase family protein — protein MSVFIKELSFRWSDLDPNFHVRHSAYYDFGAQHRIEILESLGLTMKVMQAQGFGPILFREECVFRKEIKLSDKIVMHTRSSQVNEDGSRWSIIHEFRNDADQVCATITVDGAWMDIKLRKLALPTPELAKKALSVFPKE, from the coding sequence ATGAGCGTATTTATAAAAGAATTGTCTTTTCGTTGGTCTGATCTTGATCCTAATTTTCATGTAAGACACAGTGCGTATTATGATTTTGGAGCACAACACCGTATTGAAATACTAGAAAGCCTTGGTTTAACCATGAAAGTAATGCAAGCACAGGGTTTTGGTCCAATTTTGTTTAGAGAAGAATGTGTTTTTAGAAAAGAAATCAAACTTTCAGACAAAATTGTCATGCATACCAGAAGCTCACAAGTCAATGAAGACGGCTCAAGATGGTCTATTATTCACGAGTTTAGAAATGATGCCGATCAAGTTTGTGCAACCATAACTGTTGATGGTGCTTGGATGGATATTAAACTGAGAAAATTAGCTTTGCCTACACCTGAATTGGCCAAAAAAGCTTTGAGTGTTTTTCCAAAAGAATAA